In Halothermothrix orenii H 168, the sequence ACTAAATTCGTCAAGCCCAATTCCTAATAAATAAGGAACCATCCGCTTATCTCCCGCCATTTCTCCACACATTCCAACCCAAATTCTTTCTTGATGAGCAGCATCTACTACTCGCTTGATTAATCTAAGCAAAGCAGGATGAAATGGCTTATATAAGTGCGATATATTTTCATTCATTCTATCTGTAGCAGTTGTATACTGAATTAAATCATTCGTTCCAATACTGAAAAAGTCTGCTTCTTTAGCTAAAATATCAGCCGTCATAGCCGCTGCTGGAACCTCAACCATCATTCCTACTTCTAAATCAGAATCAAATTTAACTCCTTCTTCCCTTAAATCAGTTTTCACTTCTTCTAAAACCTGATTAGCAGCTCTTAATTCTTCTACTGAGGAGATCATTGGATACATTATTTTAACTTCCCCATAAGCACTGGCCCGTAAAATTGCTCTTAATTGAGTTTTAAAGATATCCTTTTTATCTAGACACATTCGAATAGCCCGATAGCCTAAGAATGGATTCATCTCCCCTGGCAAATCTAAATAAGGTAGCTCTTTATCCCCACCTATATCTAAGGTTCTAATTACTATTGGTCCGTCTAGCTTAGTTGCTACTTCTTTATAGGCTTTAAATTGTTCTTCTTCTGTAGGTAAGGAGTTACGGTCCATGTATAAAAACTCACTTCGATAAAGTCCAATTCCTTCGGCTCCGTTATCCAAAGCTCCTACTACATCATCAGGAGTCCCAATATTTGCGGCAACTTCCACCTGATGACCATCTTTAGTCTTAGCTGGTAACTCTTTAAGTTCCGCAAGTTTTGCCTTATGTTCTTCATATTCTTTCTTTCTTTATATTTTTCTACCACTTCTGAAGTAGGGTCAATAATTACTTTCCCATCTAAACCATCCACGATCACCGTTACTTCTTTCTCAACTTCAGTCAATAAATCATTAACTCCTACCACAGCAGGAATTTCTAAAGACCGTGCCATAATAGCCGTATGGGAAGTTCGACCTCCAATCTGAGTTACAAATCCTAATACTTTATTCTTATCTAATTGAGCTGTATCTGAAGGAGCTAAATCTTTAGCCATTAGAATAACTTCTTCATCTAAATTCATTAAAGAAACAGTATCATGTCCTAATAAATTCTTTAAAATTCTATCTCCTACATCTTTAACATCTGCAGACCGCTCCTGCATATATTCATTATCCATATTAGCAAACATAGTAGTAAACCTATTCACTACTTCATCTACTGCTGCTTCAGCATTAACATTTTCTGTATCTATTTTTTCTTCCACTGCTGAAATCAATTCTGGATCGTCTACTACATTAAGATGAGCCGCAAAAATTTCTGCCTCATCGGCTCCCATCTCTTTATTAACTTTTTCTTTTATCTTCTCTAACTGTTCCCTGGAAGTTGCAACAGCATCATGAAATCTCTGTTTTTCTTCTTCGGGATTATCAACTACTTCTTTTGAATAAGATAAGTCTTCATCATTCATAATTACTACTTTGCCAATTGAAATTCCCGGTGAAGCTGCTACTCCTGTTAGGTCTCTACTCATCTTATCAACTCCTTAGTTCTTTTCTCCAAATTTATCTTCTATTAAACCAACCAGAGCATCAACTGCTTGACTGGCATCTGCTCCCTTTGCCAGAATAGTTATTTCAGTATTCTGATCAATTCCTAAACTCATTAGGCCAATAATACTTTTAGCATTAATTTCCTGGGAATCTTTAACTACCTTGATGTCTGCATCATACTTTTTTGCCATCTCCACAAACATAGAAGCCGGTCGAGCATGTAAACCTGTTTTATTGGCTACTACTACTTTCTGCTTAACAACTGAATTTTTTTCCATTAAACTCACCTCTTATATAAAATTAATAAAAATATTTTAGTAAATAAAACACGATGCAACGCTAGTGAAAGATTATTATTACTTAATTAACATTTCTTCTATCTTAATTAAAACATCATGTTGGTTATCTACTGTCAGCATTTTCTCTACAAAACCATATTCATTAATTAATTTCAAAAGTTCAGATAAAGCAGAGAGATGGGAAACTTCATCTATAGGAGCTAATGTAAAAATTAAATGAACAGGATCATAATCATGACCAAAATTAACTCCCTCTTTTATAATCCCTAATCCCATACTCTTTTTTACAACTCCATCTTCAGGTCTAGCATGTATTAAACTAATATGAGGGGATATTACTACGTAAGCACCTTTTTGTTCAATGACTTCTATCGTTCGCTCAACATATTCTTCTAATATATGACCCTGATCTACTAAAGGCTTTGCTGCTACTCTAACTCCTGTTCTCCAATTATCTACCTTATCAATTACTGCTATATTATTTTCAGTTAACAATTCTAATAGTCCTTTACCACTCTCTTCTATACTTTGCCTGTCAGCTGTATCATCTATTTTATCTAAAACTTTAACTCCTTTAGAAGCAAAAAAATCTCTTAAATCTTTTTTTAGGCTATCTTTATCTCCTACAATTGCTTCTTGCTCTATAACCTCAATTACTTCTTCAATATCAAAGGAATAATCTGTTATAGATTCAGAGTCCTCTTTAATTTCAGTGGAATCAAAAATATCTCGCTTACTTTGAATAATAGCTTTAACATTTTTCTTATCCTTCTGGCTTAATAGAGGATTAACCTGTAATACTAAAATATCATCAATATCTAACGGGATAGTTGTAATAATTAAATCAATGTTTTTTAAATCAACTTCATTATTCTCTAATTGAATAACAGAAACAACATTACAAATTTTGATCTCAGAAAATTCTTTACTTAATCTAGAAGATAACAAGTTAGTTGTTCCTACTCCACTTGAACAAACTAAGACTACCCTTAATTTTCTGCTAGATTTACTCCTCTCTAAAGCAGCTCCAAGATGAAGGGTAATATACCCAATTTCATCTGAACTAATTGATTTTTGCAACTTGCTCTGTAATATCTTAGCTGCCCTTTTAGCTGCTTTAAATATTTCCCCGTACCTGCTTTTAACATCTAACAGTAAGGGATTTTTTAATGGTAGGTCATATTTTATACGATTAATAGTTGGTTTTAAATGTAACGCCAGACCAATTATTAATTGAGTATCATCAATTAACTTAACCCCTAAATAGTCTTCAGCTACCTTAACCATTTCTTTAGTTAAAATAATCAGCTCCTGGTCTAAATCCTGGTTGATAAGTTTTTTATAATCGTCATCACCTATCTTTTGCCATAATTTAGCCCCCATTAAATGTAAGGTAACATAACCTATCTCCGAATCTGGAATGCTTATGTCAAAAATTTGCTCCATGATCTTTCCTATCTTCTTGGCTATCTTATATTCATCACTTTTTTTAATAACCTTTAATCGTTCCTCGGGTAGCTGAATATCTTTTCCTTCTAATAATCTGCTTATTGCTAAAGCTAAATGAACTAACAAACTAGCATACGCTTCATCAGCAAATTGAAATCCTAATTGCTTTTCGGCAAAAGAAATTACACTTTCAATCTTGGTCAAATCAATACCAGATACTAATTTATCAAATTCTTTAAAAAACCCCGGCTCTAAATTTCTTTCTTCCAATGCTTTTTTCTGAATTTGTCGTAAAAATCCAACTAATTCTTTTTCATTTGCTGTTTCTTCTAAAACATTCATCATGGCATGTCTAATATCTATCTCGTCACCTTTTATTTCTAAACCATAATTGGTCTTTCTAATAAGAATTAAATTGTGCTTTGATAACCAGTTTTCAACTTCATCTAAATCTTTAATTATTGTTGACTTACTGATGCGTAACATTATTTCTAATTCTTTGATAATAATCGGTTCATTAGCCTGAAATAGTCTAAATAAAATTAGATGCTGACGCTCTTTAGGAGATAAAATTCTTTCAAGGCCATAAAGATTAGCTAATTCTTCTTGTATCTTATTTAACTCTTCTTCTTTTCCCTCTAAATAAACCCCAATTCGTGTTTTTCTTATTAATTTAGCATCATAGGAAGAGATACTAGATTCAATATCATCTAGATCATACCTGATCGTTCTACTACTAACATTAAATCTATCAGCCAATTGTTTAATAGAGACAGCTTTCTCCTGGTCAATTAAATATTTCAATAATTGACAAACCCGGGGTTTTAAACTCAACTTTTTGCCTCCTTACTTATTTAAAGGGAAAAGCTCTTGTAATTAATTGCTAGAATTTTAAAACATTTTTAACAAATTTATTTGTAATATTCTTAGCAATTTTTTCTAAAATCGAAGAAATAACTCTTCTTTCATTTTCATTCCTTTAATTTCCTCTCTATCTAAGGAATCATCATAAGCTGCTCCAGTATGCTTTTTTATTGAATCACGTTGTAAGCCTCTAAATATTAGCTATTCTCTCCAACAACCCTATTACCTCCTTGTAAATAATACCAACTTATCCTATTACTATTTTTGTTGCCAGACTTTTGAAAAACTCGCAATACCAGTATCAGTTAATGATATTAACTTTTAAAGAGTAAAGAAGGGTATTAATGCCCTTCTTTACTCTTTAGATTTAAAAAATTATTAACTAAATAATTTAGCTATCGTTCCAATAATAATACCTACAACTCCAAAATCAGCATCTCCAAAAGTAATATTAGCAAATCCTAAATTTCCTAACACCGGAAGTAATAAAGCTGGCAAGAAAGTAATCATAATTCCATGAACAAATGCTCCTAAAACAGCTCCCTTTTTCCCACCAGTAGCATTACCAAATACTCCAGCAGTAGCCCCACAGAAAAAATGAGGTACTAGTCCTGGAATAATTAAAGCCAGTCCTAATGGCCCTAGCAAAAACATTCCTACAATTCCACCTAAAAAACTAGATAAGAAACCAATAGTTACAGCTGTAGGAGCAAAATTGAAAGTAACCGGGCAATCTAATGCTGGTTTAGCATCTGGAACTACTTTTTCAACGATTCCTTCAAAAGCTGGGACAATTTCTCCCAAAATCATTCTTACACCTGACATGATAATACTAACTCCTGCAGCAAAAGTAATCCCTTGCATTACAGCAAACATAAATAAGCTCTGGTCTCCTGCATATTTACTAACAATTTCTGGACCAGCCTTTAGAACAATAATTAAAAAGATAACTGTCATTGTTATAGCAGTCGACAATAATGACTGTTTTAAAAAGCCCAATGACTTTGGAACTTCAATATCTTCTGTAGAATCTTCTGGATTCCCTACTAACTTGCCTATAAAACCAGAAACAACGTAAGCAGTAGTTCCAAAATGTCCTAAAGCAATATCATCACTGCCAGTTATTTCTTTCATAAACGAGTCAGCCAATGCCGGCATCAAAACCATTAGAAAACCTAATATTGCTGACCCTACAATTACTAATGGAGCTCCAGTTAAGCCTGCAGTTCCCAATACAGCTGCCAATAAAGCCGCCATAAAGAACGTATGATGTCCTGTCAAAAATATATACTTCAATGGAGTAAAACGAGCATAAGCCAGATTGGCTAGAAAGCCAAATCCCATAATTAAAGCAGTTTCTTTTCCTAATGTTTTTTGTGCTACAGCTACTACAGCTTCATTAGTTGGAACTACCCCATGAATATTAAAGGCTTCTGTAATGATTGGCCCTAAATTATTTAAACTTTGAACTAAAACCCCTGCCCCTGCCCCCAGGATAACAAAACCTATAATACTTTTAAAAGTCCCTGACATAATTTGAGAGAAGTTCTTTTTAGCAGCTACCAGACCAATAAATGTCATTACTCCAATTAAAACAGCTGGCTCACTTAATATATCATTAACTAAAAAATCTAAAAATTGCATTTTATTCCTCCTCGTTTGTTTTTAAATGATGAGGAACCAAAACAAAGGCAACTCCACAATTAGCTAAAATACTTATCAAATCAGAATAAAAACTGGCAGGTTCTTTGTTAGTCATCCTACGAAACCTGGGAATATTCTCATTTAATTTTTCCTTCGAAAATGATTCTGTATCAATTTTATTAGCAAGGCTTATACCCTTTTCTAACCAGGCAGCTAAAGCCAGTGATGAAGCCTTATCTGCTTGTGTAGTTCTAAAGGCTGCATTATAAGCTGGAGTTTCAAAAATCAAAGTAAGATTAGATACTCGAAAAAAATTTCTTAAATTAGATATCTTCTCTTTCAATTTGCGTGTTTTAGGAACCCAGTTATAACCTGCCATTTCAGAATAAGGTATACTTTGGGCAATCTTTTTTTCTTCATCACTCTGCTTTTCATCTATTCTAGCTAAAGTCTCTCTATAATTAGCTTCTAAATTAATCCAGAAACTGGCCGGAAGAGAAAAAATATTTTCCAGTTTAATAGCAGTTTCAGCAGTAATGGCTGCTTTTCCTTTAATAATTTCATTAATGTGCTTTTTTGAAAAACCAATTCTTTTAGAAAGTTCTGCCTGTGTCATATGATTTGTTTCTATCAATTCTAATAAGGTTTCACCTGGAGGTATTGCAATATCTGGATAATATTCAGTCATGATAATCAGTCACCTCCCAAATTTCAATTTTATTAATTTCATGCAAAGGAATCTCCTCAATATCTCTATCTGAATCTATAATCGGTTTGAAGACTATTCTATATCCACCTATAACATCTACCGCAAAAAAACCTTTATACTTACCAGATAATTTATGTCTCCTATATGGTGGTTTATGTGGAACTTGTGCAAGGTTTTCAAAGGCCTGCAATTCATTTAGCCTTCTAACTAAAATCCTTGCGGTTTTTACTCCAAATTTTTTTTGCGCTTTTTTATGTTTTGTATATAATTTTAATAGTTTTTTACTTTTAAACTCTAGAATCATTATATTATAAAAACCTCCAGATGTCAATTTTAATTAACCTATTAGGTTAATTAAAATATATAACACTCATCAGCTATTAAAAAAATTATCTGATTGTCCAGCATTTAATAATATAGTCACTCAAATAATTTCCTTTGTAAAGATTTCATTAATAACTCACTATTATTTCTATTTTTATTAATTTGGTTTTCTAGTAAATTACATAAGGCCATTAATTTGTCTATTTTTTTGACAATTTGTTTCTGTTCATTTAACGGAGGTAAACCTATAACAAAATTTTCTATAAAATCTTTTCTAATTCTTTGCTGTCCAGCTGTTCCAGTAAAAGTTGAAACCCCTTGATTAATAAAATTCTTTGCTTTTACAATGTAGAGGAAAAATTTCATATCTATTTCTTTTAAGTAGCTGGTAAGAACATGCAATTCAGTTGTCCCAGCTCCATAACCTGAATATAAATTTTTCATGATTGCTGATTTTCTATTTTCAAAGCAAGGAGTAATCTTAGCTACTACCAAATCATTTTCTTTAAAATGAGTATAACCTTTTTTTACTTCTTTCCATAACTTCTTTTTATGACTGTGTTTACTTAAATAACCATCTTCAATCAGCTTCATTGGAACAAATGACACTTCTAAATTATCATTTAATTTATTTCGTTGATTAATTATCATTATTTCTCCCAACCTCACCCATTCCCAGCCTTTAGGTAATTCAAAGGGAATTTCAGCTTCTTTTATTGGTGGTAAGGGTTTGGTTTTTCTAATTTTCTTTTCTTTAATTAATCTTTCTTTTTCTTTATTTATTTTTTCAATTAATACTGATGCTGGTTCATCATCCGGATCCTGAGGCACAAGCTTACCCTGAATAGCCAACTGGAGAATGATATCTTTTAAATCATTTAAATTTTCAGGTGTTGTATATACTTCTTTAAGGTTTCTAATTATAAATGTTATATTCTTATCTAATTCTTCTTTACTCTTACTCTTTTGAATTCTATTTGAAATACTCTTTGATACTAATTGTTTTGCGTTAGCCTTTTTTTCTAATGATACTTCAAGTTGGTCACAAAAGGTCATTAACTCATCCAATTTGTTTACGATACGTTTCTGTTCATTAAGAGGTGGTAATGGGAAAATAAAATTTGCGACCTCTTTCCCAGATACTTCTTTAAAAGTAGTCCCTGAAGCATTATCATTTATTCTTTTGGCATCATACATCAAAAAATAATAAATATATTGATTCATATCCATAATATATGGAACACATGATTTAAATCCTTGATTTGTTGCTAAATCATTTTGTGCAATTGCTACATACCCTATAGGAGCTCTACTTGAAAACAATACGCTTCCTTTGGGCAAAAGTTTTGCTGAACTATTTTGCAAACCCAATTTAGTAATATTTCTCCGTCCCCTAGAAATATACTTTGATTTAAGCCCGTTTAAATCTGCTGGGGTTAACCATGCAATATTACCATTTTCCCAATACGCATGTACTTTAGTTTTAGGAGTTCCACCTCCAACTATCCTTCCGATATTCCCTAACCTCACCCATTCCCAGCTTTCAGGTAATTCAAAAGGAATTTCTTCTTCTTTGATTGGTGGTAAGGGTTTCTTTTTTCTAATTTTCTTTTCTTTAATTAATCTTTCTTTCTCTTTTTTTATTTTTTCAATCAATACTGATGATGGTTCATCATCCGAGTTCTGAGGCACAAGCTTTCCTCTGACAGCTAAATTTAAAATTAAATTTCTTAATTCCTGAATCTTTTCCCTGGAATCAAAGATTAACTGAAAATTATCTATAATTTTTTTCATATTACCACCTACAATAACTTTCTTAGTTCAGCAATGATTTTTTCTTGAATTTCTTCTACCTCTTTAACAGCTTCATTATATTTTTTTAAAATAACCTCGGGGTGATCTAAATCCTCTTCTTCTACATTGCGATTTTTAAAATCCAGATTATAATCACGCTCAATTATTTCTTCTTTTGATACCTTCCAGGCAAATTCATTCTCTTCCCTTTTATCCCACCACTCTTGCTCTGCTTTAAACTCTTCCATACGAATTGGTTTGGTTTTGGTATACTTTTTATAACCCTCAGGTAGTTGATGCTCATAATACCAGACTTCTTCTGTACCAGTCCCATTGTAATCAAAAAATAAAAGATTGGTATTAATATCTGTATAAGGCGCAAAAACACCATTAGGTAACCTTACAATAGTATGAAGGTTAAACTCGTTTAATAATTTTTTCTTTATAACTATTTTAGCATTATCATTACCAAATAAAAACCCATCAGGTAAAACAATACCTACCCGGCCTCCTTTTTTAATCCGGTGAAGAATAAGGGTCATGAACAGATCAGCTGTTTCAGATGTTCTATACTCTGCAGGAAAATTCATTTTAATACCTTCTTCTTCAGTACCGCCAAAGGGAGGATTCATTGCAATAACATCATATTTTTTTTCTTCTGGATAATCTCTAACATTTGTTGCCAAGGAATTTTGATGAAGAATATCCGGGAAATCTATGTCATGGAGAATCATATTTGTACAGCATAGTAGATGAGGCATCGGTTTTTTTTCAATACCATGTAAAGAATTTTTAATAGTTTCACTTTCCTCAGTAGTTAAATTTTCTTTACTTGCTTTCATATGCTCTAAAGCTGATATTAAAAAACCTCCTGTACCACAGGCAAAATCTGCTACCTTTTCACCAATCTGTGGATTAAGTCTATCAATAACAAAATCAGTAACTGCCCGGGGTGTATAATATTCCCCTGCATTTCCTGCCGATTGAAGATCTTTAAGTATTGTTTCATATATATCATTAAAAGCATGTCTTTCTTTATAGTCCCCAAAATCAATTTCATTGATCTTATCAATTACTTGCCATAGTAAAACACCTGACTTCATGTAGTTATTTGAGTCTTCGAATACATCTCTTACCAATATTTTTCTCCTGTCAGTATGTTCATCAACAGAGAGATTTTTTAGTTCCTTAAATAACTCTTCCACAAACTCTATAAGCTCATCTGAACTCATTCTATCAGCTTTGCGCACACCAGCCCAATTACCCCATTGATATTTTTCAGGTACAAAAGGGCCTTTAAGATCATAGTCATCTTCAAAAGCCCATTCTTCCTGTTCTTTTGTATCAAAAATTTTTAAAAATAGCATCCAGGTGAGTTGACTAATTCTTTGAGCATCCCCATCAACACCAGAATCCATTCTCATTATATCTTGAACATTTTTTACAAAATTTGTTAAAGTCATTTCAACTTACCTCTCCTTTATATATTTCTGCTTCTAATTCCTTAATCGCTTCTAAATATTTTTTCTTTCCGCCAAAGAGTTTAAATATTCTTCCTGGCATACCTATTTGCTTAAATTCATCAAGTTTAAGGATTTTTATATCTTCTATTTCTGTAATGTTGCTGTTTTTATACTTATCAAGAAGAATCTCAAGGACTTTTCTTGCTTGCTCTCCATATTTAGTGAAATAATTTCGCTTTTTAACATTATTTATTCTTTCTGACTTTGTTAAAGGCTTGGCATCAAAAACTATATGACAAATTAAATCAAAATCATCTATATCCTCTTTGCCTACCTCTTTTCTAAGTTCATCAAGTATAATTCCCTGTTCCAGTAACTCATCATATATAACCTGTTTTTTTTCTTCTTCAGTCCATCTCCTTATAAAATCGTCAAGTGTAGCATATTGTTTTCTAATATTTTTCTTTGTATAGTCTACATAGGATTCAGAAACAAGTTTACCATTAGCATCAAGATACTGAACCCTTTTATTAATTAAATTAACCTCGACATCATCCACATAGTATTTTACTCTTCCTTCTTCATCCCCACCTTCATCATTTCCAGGTATTCTATTACCACCATTAACATCATTTCCTGGGTAGTTATCACCATCTTCATCGTCAGGTATTGGATATCCATCAAAGTCAGGGTCAGCAAATAACCTTGTAGCTCCCCTAAAATCTAAAATAGTAAAATAATATTTACCATAATCAGGCCTTAAACGTGTCCCCCGCCCTATTATTTGTTTAAACTCAGACATAGAATTGATCGTCATATCAAGAACAATAAGCTTACAGGTTTGAGCATCAACGCCAGTTGTCATTAATTTAGATGTAGTCGCAATAACTGGATAAGTCTCAGAAGGTTCAATAAAATTATCCAGCTGAATTTTAGCCTCTGGATTATCCCCGGTAATACGCATTACATATTTATAATTTTGCTTTACAAGATCTGCATTTTCATTCACTAATGCCTGTCTCATATTCTCAGCATGTTCAATATCCTGGCAAAACACAATAGTTTTAGCAAATCTGTCTTGCAACTCCTCTTTTAAATACCTTGTAATTTCTTTTGCAACTAATTCATGTCTTTTTTCTAAAATTAATTCTCTATCAAAATCATTAACATAATACTCTCTATCTTCCATAACTCGCCCATACTTGTCAGTCTGACCTTTAATTGGTCTAAATCCCATTAAATCCTTATCTAGTCCCATTCTTACTACCTTATATGGTGCTAAAAAGCCATCCTCAATCCCCTGCTTCAACGAATATGTATAAATTGGTTCTCCAAAATAACCTTGAGTTGATACATCAGCATCCTCTTTTGGAGTAGCAGTTAATCCAAGATGTGTTGCCTGATCAAAATACTCTAAAACCACTCTCCAGGCACTATTTGCCCTGGCACTTCCTCGATGACACTCATCTATTACAACAAGATCAAAAAAATCAGGACTGTATTCCTCAAAGGTCTTTTGCCATTCTTCAGGACCCGTCATTGACTGATATAGGGCAAGATAAATCTCATGGGCATGAGAAACATTTCCTCTTTGAATCTTAATCATCTTGTCACCAAAAGGACTAAAGTCACCCGTTATTGTCTGGTCAACTAAAATGTTACGGTCTGCAAGAAAGAGGATTCTTTTCTTTTTACCCGCTTTCCACAATCTATGGATAATTTGAAAGGCTGTAAAGGTCTTACCGGTTCCAGTAGCCATAACAAGCAGAATACGTTTTTGCCCTTTGGCAATTGCCTCAACTGCCCTATTTATGGCCACCCTCTGGTAGTATCTAGGGGTTTTATAATTTATTTGATAAAAATAATCTTGTAAGTACAACTGCTCCTGTTCTCTGGTAAATTCTTTCTGCTTACTAAAACGACCCCACAATTCCTCTGGAGAAGGAAAATCTTCCAGAGCAATTTCTTTTTCTCTACCACTATTGCGGTCATGCTCAATGAAACCTTTGCCATTGCTAGAATAAACAAAGGGAATATCTAAAATTTCAGCATACTCCAACGCCTGTTGCATTCCTGCACCTATAGGAAGGGTGTCTTTTTTAGCTTCAATAATTGCAAGGGGTATATTACTTTTATATTGAAGAATATAGTCTGCTCTTTTGGGCTTAGCCCTATTAACAAGCTTACCACGAACAATCACCCGTCCATCAGTAAAGCTATACTCTCTAAGCACCTGTTTATTTATATCCCAGCCTGCATTCTGAATAGCAGGTGTAATATACCGCATACAAACTTCAGTTTCTGTAAGAGCCACAATTTTCACCTCCCTATTTTAAATATAAATTTACACGTTTACATATTCATCTATCATTTATATTCTTGTATCCTTTAATTAATAATTTTCTCCAATAATTACATATTTCCTGCAACTTTTTATACTTTACAACAACACCATTACTTTCACTAAATAGATTTTTTAAAGCTTTATGAATATTTTTCTATTAAAAATAAACCTCCTCTAGGGAGGCCTTATTTCATTAAATTTTTATGCATTATTTATGATACGGTTCACCTTTAATTATTTTAAAAGCACGATATAACTGCTCCAGCAATATCAGCCTTATCATCTGGTGGGTAAAAGTCATATGGGAAAATGATAAAATATAATCTCCGGTATCCAGGACCTTCTGGCTTAACCCCAGGGCCCCTCCAATAATAAAAGTTATATTACTGTAACCTTGCAATTGCAGATTTTGAATAGATTTAGCCAGTCCCTCTGAAGTCATTGGCTTCCCTTTAACATCCAGTACGATAACATAGGAGTTTTTGGGGACATTCTTTAATAGCCTCTCCCCTTCTTTTTCTTTGACTTTTTCTATCTGGGCTCCACTGGCATTGGGAGGGATTCTTTCATCATCTACCTCGATTACATTTACTTCGGTATAGGGCTTTAGTCTTTTTAAAAATTCTTTTATTCCAGCATTAATGTAGTCCTCCTTTATTTTTCCTACCGCCATAATATTAATCTTCATAGCCCTGTCCTCCCTTTATAAATAATTTT encodes:
- a CDS encoding HPr family phosphocarrier protein, whose amino-acid sequence is MEKNSVVKQKVVVANKTGLHARPASMFVEMAKKYDADIKVVKDSQEINAKSIIGLMSLGIDQNTEITILAKGADASQAVDALVGLIEDKFGEKN
- a CDS encoding BglG family transcription antiterminator; protein product: MSLKPRVCQLLKYLIDQEKAVSIKQLADRFNVSSRTIRYDLDDIESSISSYDAKLIRKTRIGVYLEGKEEELNKIQEELANLYGLERILSPKERQHLILFRLFQANEPIIIKELEIMLRISKSTIIKDLDEVENWLSKHNLILIRKTNYGLEIKGDEIDIRHAMMNVLEETANEKELVGFLRQIQKKALEERNLEPGFFKEFDKLVSGIDLTKIESVISFAEKQLGFQFADEAYASLLVHLALAISRLLEGKDIQLPEERLKVIKKSDEYKIAKKIGKIMEQIFDISIPDSEIGYVTLHLMGAKLWQKIGDDDYKKLINQDLDQELIILTKEMVKVAEDYLGVKLIDDTQLIIGLALHLKPTINRIKYDLPLKNPLLLDVKSRYGEIFKAAKRAAKILQSKLQKSISSDEIGYITLHLGAALERSKSSRKLRVVLVCSSGVGTTNLLSSRLSKEFSEIKICNVVSVIQLENNEVDLKNIDLIITTIPLDIDDILVLQVNPLLSQKDKKNVKAIIQSKRDIFDSTEIKEDSESITDYSFDIEEVIEVIEQEAIVGDKDSLKKDLRDFFASKGVKVLDKIDDTADRQSIEESGKGLLELLTENNIAVIDKVDNWRTGVRVAAKPLVDQGHILEEYVERTIEVIEQKGAYVVISPHISLIHARPEDGVVKKSMGLGIIKEGVNFGHDYDPVHLIFTLAPIDEVSHLSALSELLKLINEYGFVEKMLTVDNQHDVLIKIEEMLIK
- a CDS encoding PTS ascorbate transporter subunit IIC; translated protein: MQFLDFLVNDILSEPAVLIGVMTFIGLVAAKKNFSQIMSGTFKSIIGFVILGAGAGVLVQSLNNLGPIITEAFNIHGVVPTNEAVVAVAQKTLGKETALIMGFGFLANLAYARFTPLKYIFLTGHHTFFMAALLAAVLGTAGLTGAPLVIVGSAILGFLMVLMPALADSFMKEITGSDDIALGHFGTTAYVVSGFIGKLVGNPEDSTEDIEVPKSLGFLKQSLLSTAITMTVIFLIIVLKAGPEIVSKYAGDQSLFMFAVMQGITFAAGVSIIMSGVRMILGEIVPAFEGIVEKVVPDAKPALDCPVTFNFAPTAVTIGFLSSFLGGIVGMFLLGPLGLALIIPGLVPHFFCGATAGVFGNATGGKKGAVLGAFVHGIMITFLPALLLPVLGNLGFANITFGDADFGVVGIIIGTIAKLFS
- a CDS encoding HigA family addiction module antitoxin, translated to MTEYYPDIAIPPGETLLELIETNHMTQAELSKRIGFSKKHINEIIKGKAAITAETAIKLENIFSLPASFWINLEANYRETLARIDEKQSDEEKKIAQSIPYSEMAGYNWVPKTRKLKEKISNLRNFFRVSNLTLIFETPAYNAAFRTTQADKASSLALAAWLEKGISLANKIDTESFSKEKLNENIPRFRRMTNKEPASFYSDLISILANCGVAFVLVPHHLKTNEEE
- a CDS encoding type II toxin-antitoxin system RelE/ParE family toxin, coding for MTSGGFYNIMILEFKSKKLLKLYTKHKKAQKKFGVKTARILVRRLNELQAFENLAQVPHKPPYRRHKLSGKYKGFFAVDVIGGYRIVFKPIIDSDRDIEEIPLHEINKIEIWEVTDYHD
- a CDS encoding restriction endonuclease subunit S, whose translation is MKKIIDNFQLIFDSREKIQELRNLILNLAVRGKLVPQNSDDEPSSVLIEKIKKEKERLIKEKKIRKKKPLPPIKEEEIPFELPESWEWVRLGNIGRIVGGGTPKTKVHAYWENGNIAWLTPADLNGLKSKYISRGRRNITKLGLQNSSAKLLPKGSVLFSSRAPIGYVAIAQNDLATNQGFKSCVPYIMDMNQYIYYFLMYDAKRINDNASGTTFKEVSGKEVANFIFPLPPLNEQKRIVNKLDELMTFCDQLEVSLEKKANAKQLVSKSISNRIQKSKSKEELDKNITFIIRNLKEVYTTPENLNDLKDIILQLAIQGKLVPQDPDDEPASVLIEKINKEKERLIKEKKIRKTKPLPPIKEAEIPFELPKGWEWVRLGEIMIINQRNKLNDNLEVSFVPMKLIEDGYLSKHSHKKKLWKEVKKGYTHFKENDLVVAKITPCFENRKSAIMKNLYSGYGAGTTELHVLTSYLKEIDMKFFLYIVKAKNFINQGVSTFTGTAGQQRIRKDFIENFVIGLPPLNEQKQIVKKIDKLMALCNLLENQINKNRNNSELLMKSLQRKLFE